The following are encoded in a window of Methylicorpusculum oleiharenae genomic DNA:
- a CDS encoding gamma-glutamylcyclotransferase family protein: MIITFVMTGIYTVFAYGSLIHPGSLARTVPTARNRAPVSVKGLKRQFNLASTYRYDPVQQLPVCVLNAEASEPDAVLNGICFDLDESELDALLEREKGYDFCPVDARHFFDESLHINAYYFNAKNYPPYRYLSASKEQAHYLSICLQGCTEFGEAFVNAFKASTGFWGIDNDRDIDAIWQGAF; encoded by the coding sequence ATGATTATCACCTTCGTTATGACCGGTATTTACACAGTTTTTGCTTACGGCAGTTTAATTCATCCAGGCTCTTTAGCGCGGACAGTTCCAACTGCGCGCAACAGAGCGCCGGTTAGCGTCAAAGGGTTGAAACGCCAATTCAATCTGGCATCCACTTACCGCTATGATCCCGTGCAACAGTTGCCGGTGTGTGTGTTAAATGCCGAGGCTTCGGAGCCCGATGCGGTTTTAAACGGTATTTGTTTTGATTTGGATGAAAGCGAATTAGACGCCCTGTTGGAGCGGGAAAAAGGTTATGATTTTTGCCCGGTGGATGCCCGGCACTTTTTTGATGAATCACTACACATCAACGCTTATTATTTCAATGCCAAAAATTACCCGCCCTACCGCTACCTCTCTGCGTCAAAAGAACAAGCACATTATCTGTCTATTTGCCTGCAAGGTTGCACTGAATTCGGCGAAGCCTTTGTTAACGCATTCAAAGCATCAACCGGTTTTTGGGGTATCGACAATGACAGGGATATCGACGCCATCTGGCAGGGAGCTTTCTAA
- the smrA gene encoding DNA endonuclease SmrA translates to MMTQELELFKHVMHDVIPIKKNENVVLKKPEEVTPGQQYRHQRAQYSEQEIQGPLSLVLRKTLQADDWISYKRDGIQTGVYKNLRLGRYPHEAVLNLIRKSPKEARDELLQFMHECEECNIRSVLISFGYGKNSGTLLKSYLAQWLPELKQVQACHTAQKQHGGSGAVYVLLRKSEAMRAENRERHAARLGG, encoded by the coding sequence ATGATGACTCAAGAACTGGAATTATTTAAGCATGTCATGCACGATGTTATTCCTATCAAAAAAAATGAAAATGTGGTGCTCAAAAAACCGGAAGAAGTGACGCCCGGTCAACAATACCGGCACCAAAGAGCGCAGTATTCAGAACAGGAAATCCAGGGCCCTTTATCGTTGGTATTGAGAAAAACGCTGCAAGCCGACGACTGGATCAGCTATAAACGCGACGGCATTCAGACAGGCGTATACAAAAACCTAAGACTAGGCCGCTATCCGCACGAAGCGGTGCTTAACCTGATCCGTAAGTCTCCGAAAGAAGCGCGTGATGAATTATTGCAGTTCATGCATGAATGTGAGGAATGCAATATTCGCAGTGTCCTGATCAGTTTTGGTTACGGAAAAAACAGCGGGACATTGCTTAAAAGTTATCTGGCCCAATGGCTTCCGGAACTTAAACAAGTGCAGGCCTGCCATACTGCCCAAAAACAGCATGGCGGCTCTGGCGCTGTTTATGTGTTGCTGCGTAAAAGCGAAGCCATGCGGGCAGAAAATCGCGAACGTCACGCAGCCCGTCTGGGCGGTTGA
- the corA gene encoding magnesium/cobalt transporter CorA — MSVTIDNNMVMKCVAYQRGVSLGEISIEDISEVIKQPDTFIWLGLRELDAALLGKIQEEFGLHDLAVEDALSAHQRPKIEEYGDSLFIVLHTASLGDDCVDFGETHFFVGNHFLVTVRHGSTLSHNKIRARCEASPLQLAKGPGFALYAIMDFIVDNYVPVLEGLQTRFDALESAIFQHHPSLQTMEGLYELKRELLQMQGVILPVIDICNVLMHFHNVDIPKDVRLYFRDIADHIKRIDRAIESMREMLIAAMHVHLTFVTVRQNEVVKRLAGWGAILAIPTMVFSWYGMNFKHMPELEWTYSYPLLVGGVIFASLLLFLRLKRSGWL; from the coding sequence TTGAGCGTTACTATCGATAACAACATGGTTATGAAATGCGTAGCTTATCAACGAGGCGTCAGCCTTGGTGAAATCAGCATCGAAGACATCAGCGAAGTCATCAAACAACCCGATACTTTTATTTGGCTTGGATTACGCGAACTGGATGCCGCTTTGCTCGGTAAAATTCAGGAAGAATTTGGCCTGCATGATCTGGCGGTGGAAGATGCACTTTCTGCACATCAACGACCGAAAATTGAGGAATACGGCGATTCTCTTTTTATCGTATTGCATACCGCGAGTCTGGGGGATGACTGTGTCGATTTCGGGGAAACGCACTTTTTTGTCGGCAATCATTTTCTGGTTACGGTGCGCCATGGCTCTACATTGAGTCACAACAAAATCCGGGCACGCTGCGAAGCGTCACCGCTTCAATTAGCAAAAGGCCCCGGTTTTGCTCTTTACGCCATTATGGATTTTATTGTCGACAATTATGTTCCGGTGCTGGAAGGCCTGCAGACAAGGTTTGATGCACTGGAATCAGCCATTTTTCAGCATCATCCCAGCCTGCAGACTATGGAGGGCTTGTACGAATTAAAACGCGAATTGCTGCAAATGCAAGGCGTGATTTTACCGGTGATTGATATTTGCAATGTGTTGATGCACTTTCATAATGTCGACATACCCAAAGACGTGCGATTGTATTTTCGGGATATCGCCGATCATATCAAGCGGATTGACCGTGCCATTGAAAGCATGCGCGAAATGCTGATCGCCGCCATGCATGTGCATCTGACTTTTGTGACCGTCCGGCAAAACGAAGTCGTCAAACGCCTCGCCGGCTGGGGCGCAATTTTGGCAATCCCGACCATGGTGTTCAGTTGGTACGGGATGAATTTCAAACATATGCCCGAACTGGAATGGACTTACAGTTACCCCTTGCTGGTCGGCGGGGTCATTTTTGCCAGCTTGCTGTTATTTTTACGCTTAAAGCGATCCGGCTGGTTGTAG
- the ribA gene encoding GTP cyclohydrolase II — protein sequence MKPTLENLVQTRIPTRYGDFVLHYYSNSIDNKEHVAFVKGQVADQSDVLVRMHSECFTGDVLGSRRCDCGEQLDMALKLISEAGKGVLIYLRQEGRGIGLLKKLQAYNLQDQGMDTVDANIHLGHLADERDYSIAALIIQDLKIASIKLITNNPRKIKDLQKLGIQVAGRIAIEPLFNQDNLDYLKTKAAKMDHLLSLPDDDKKQR from the coding sequence GTGAAACCAACCCTAGAAAATTTAGTTCAGACGCGTATTCCTACCCGTTACGGCGACTTTGTTTTACATTACTACAGTAACAGCATCGATAACAAAGAGCATGTCGCTTTTGTTAAAGGGCAGGTAGCGGACCAATCAGACGTGCTGGTCAGAATGCATTCGGAATGTTTTACCGGCGATGTGCTGGGGTCCCGCCGCTGTGATTGCGGTGAGCAACTGGACATGGCGCTCAAACTTATCAGCGAAGCCGGAAAAGGCGTCTTGATTTACTTGCGCCAGGAAGGACGCGGTATTGGCCTGCTGAAAAAGTTGCAGGCTTATAATCTGCAGGATCAGGGGATGGATACGGTGGACGCTAATATTCATCTGGGTCACTTGGCCGATGAACGGGATTATTCAATTGCAGCCTTGATTATTCAGGATTTGAAAATTGCATCGATCAAGCTGATTACCAACAACCCCAGGAAAATAAAAGATCTGCAAAAACTGGGTATTCAGGTTGCCGGTCGAATCGCCATCGAGCCGCTGTTTAATCAGGATAATCTGGATTATCTTAAAACCAAGGCGGCAAAAATGGATCATCTACTGTCACTGCCGGATGACGACAAAAAGCAGCGCTGA
- a CDS encoding class I SAM-dependent methyltransferase: protein MKPDRITIKKRYDRLAPYFDGLEAMMEGLMFKKWRKRLWVKVEGDHILEVGVGTGKNFTFYPHTARMTAIDFSEKMLAIAEQKKARKFIDVDLQVMDVEGLWFADNSFDTVVASFVFCSVPSPRKGLRELYRVCKPGGQILLLEHVVSSKPWLARLMKLVNPLVLRLFGANINRDTVKSVQACGFNSVFVDPRSSDIIKLIQARK, encoded by the coding sequence ATGAAACCGGACCGCATTACGATCAAAAAACGATATGACCGTTTAGCGCCTTACTTTGACGGCCTGGAGGCCATGATGGAAGGTCTTATGTTTAAAAAATGGCGTAAGCGCTTGTGGGTCAAAGTTGAAGGTGATCATATTCTGGAAGTCGGTGTGGGAACCGGTAAAAACTTTACTTTTTATCCGCACACTGCGCGTATGACGGCGATCGATTTCAGTGAAAAAATGCTGGCTATCGCCGAACAGAAAAAAGCACGTAAATTTATTGATGTCGATTTACAGGTGATGGATGTCGAAGGGTTGTGGTTTGCCGATAACAGTTTCGATACCGTTGTGGCGTCTTTCGTGTTTTGTTCGGTGCCGTCGCCCAGAAAAGGCTTGCGTGAACTTTACCGGGTCTGTAAACCCGGGGGGCAAATTTTGTTGCTGGAACATGTTGTCAGCTCTAAACCCTGGCTGGCGCGCTTGATGAAGTTGGTTAACCCTTTAGTTCTTCGGTTGTTTGGCGCCAATATCAATCGTGATACGGTTAAGAGCGTGCAGGCTTGCGGTTTTAATTCGGTGTTTGTAGATCCGCGCAGTAGCGATATTATCAAGCTGATTCAGGCTCGCAAATGA
- a CDS encoding HD-GYP domain-containing protein → MDESDLDLLATSIDLMEINVKDLKVGMYVSKLDRPWLETSFVFQGFELKNEDDIEAVQSQCDSVFIDITKQARIPPAYSKDTAYSKGYLEKLPPPEIHSTFAQEIKNAEYVHRKTSSLIKSFMQQVQLGGTINTELAKQAVAECVESVINSPDALIWMTQLKNRHEYTAQHSINVCIFAIALGRHIHLPISDLHNLGLCAMMHDMGKLRVPLEILNKPGKLTPEEMTIMQSHTTMGWKLLMSSPAMYGGAIDVAYSHHERLDGNGYPRKLTDNKISPFTRIIAIVDVYDAISSDRIYQIGRTHLEAISEMTKVSGTHLDSALTMKFIECLGIFPAGSIVEMSTGEVGIVVEVNPKAKIRPKIILLLNENKKPVRERVIDLTKLDLDATGHNYTIRKIVRPETYNIDITRYYLRGLLTIV, encoded by the coding sequence ATGGATGAATCAGATCTTGATTTATTAGCGACATCAATCGACTTGATGGAGATTAATGTAAAAGACCTAAAAGTCGGTATGTATGTTTCAAAGCTTGACAGACCCTGGCTTGAGACCAGTTTTGTATTTCAGGGTTTTGAATTAAAGAACGAAGATGACATAGAGGCCGTTCAAAGCCAGTGTGACTCTGTGTTCATCGATATTACCAAGCAGGCAAGAATCCCTCCCGCTTATTCCAAAGATACAGCTTACTCCAAAGGCTATCTGGAAAAACTGCCTCCTCCTGAAATACACTCGACTTTTGCTCAGGAAATCAAGAATGCCGAGTATGTCCACCGTAAAACGAGCAGCCTGATCAAAAGTTTCATGCAGCAGGTTCAACTGGGTGGAACGATCAATACCGAATTGGCAAAGCAAGCCGTCGCCGAATGTGTGGAAAGCGTAATCAATTCACCTGATGCGTTGATCTGGATGACACAATTAAAAAATCGCCATGAATACACGGCTCAACATTCCATAAATGTCTGCATCTTTGCCATTGCACTGGGCCGACATATCCATCTTCCGATCAGCGACTTACATAACCTCGGACTTTGCGCGATGATGCATGATATGGGAAAGTTGCGCGTCCCGCTGGAAATCCTTAATAAACCAGGAAAGCTGACCCCTGAAGAAATGACCATAATGCAAAGCCATACGACTATGGGATGGAAATTGCTTATGTCATCTCCCGCTATGTATGGCGGGGCTATCGATGTCGCATACTCACATCATGAACGCCTGGATGGTAACGGCTACCCGAGGAAATTGACTGATAATAAGATATCGCCTTTCACCCGAATCATTGCGATTGTCGATGTGTACGATGCCATCAGCAGTGATCGTATCTATCAAATTGGCCGGACCCATCTGGAGGCGATCAGCGAGATGACAAAAGTTAGCGGCACTCACCTTGATTCCGCGTTAACGATGAAATTTATAGAATGTCTTGGAATTTTTCCTGCGGGAAGCATTGTGGAGATGAGCACAGGAGAGGTTGGCATTGTGGTTGAAGTCAACCCCAAAGCCAAGATCCGTCCAAAAATCATCCTGCTTTTAAATGAAAATAAAAAACCGGTAAGGGAACGCGTGATTGATCTGACAAAACTGGATCTGGACGCCACCGGTCACAACTATACGATAAGAAAAATTGTCCGGCCCGAAACTTACAATATCGATATTACGCGGTATTACCTGAGAGGACTGCTCACCATTGTTTGA
- a CDS encoding DMT family transporter: MKIINTEASGILLVLLGALGFSTKSIFVKSAYQVSGQLDAISLLALRMLFSLPVFLLIGIWQQKKHALDQSLSIKTGIQLFALGFAGYYLASYLDFKGLQYISAGLERVLLFLYPTFVVLFSALLHRRWIKTREVIALLFCYGGLVCVFADNLTVKTPDWLFGSLMVLGSAVVFAGFTMGSGAMVKVIGSARFTTYTMSIAGLLVLLHFSLTSGIHLLDFPIKLYWLVILMAIFSTVLPAYAMNAGILRIGASSASIISSIGPIVTLLLAYVFLNETISWLQLSGTLLVIIGVFVVSRPGN; the protein is encoded by the coding sequence TTGAAAATTATAAACACGGAGGCATCCGGTATTTTGCTGGTCTTGCTGGGTGCTTTGGGCTTTTCCACCAAATCGATCTTTGTAAAGTCGGCTTATCAGGTTTCCGGACAACTGGATGCCATCAGCCTGCTCGCGTTAAGAATGCTGTTTTCTTTGCCTGTTTTTTTGTTAATCGGCATCTGGCAGCAAAAGAAACACGCCCTCGATCAATCGCTGAGTATAAAAACAGGGATCCAATTATTCGCGCTCGGCTTCGCCGGGTATTATCTAGCGAGTTACCTAGATTTTAAAGGCCTACAGTATATTTCAGCGGGCCTGGAACGCGTGTTGCTATTTTTATACCCCACGTTTGTCGTGCTGTTTTCGGCGTTATTACATAGACGCTGGATCAAAACCAGAGAAGTTATCGCATTACTGTTTTGCTATGGCGGATTGGTCTGCGTCTTTGCAGATAATCTGACCGTCAAAACCCCGGATTGGCTGTTTGGATCCTTAATGGTTTTAGGCAGCGCTGTTGTTTTTGCCGGTTTTACCATGGGTAGCGGCGCGATGGTCAAAGTAATAGGCTCGGCCCGATTTACCACCTACACCATGAGCATAGCGGGATTGCTGGTTTTACTTCACTTTAGCCTGACATCCGGAATACATTTGCTCGATTTTCCAATCAAGCTATATTGGCTGGTGATACTGATGGCCATTTTTTCCACCGTATTACCGGCATACGCCATGAATGCAGGCATTCTGAGAATCGGCGCCAGCTCAGCATCAATCATCAGCTCGATAGGTCCCATCGTAACGCTATTACTGGCTTACGTGTTTTTAAACGAGACTATTTCATGGCTCCAGTTATCCGGCACTTTGCTGGTGATTATTGGCGTTTTTGTGGTCAGCAGACCTGGAAATTGA
- a CDS encoding universal stress protein — MNTETNNVIACVDGSGLSGAVCDYAAWISQRVNAPLKLLHTIDHHPETAAITDLSGNIGVDSRDHLLEDIIRIEQQHSKLRLQQGKTLLQTAKKRVMQNGIADPIISQRHGNLVESLIELEDSIRVLVIGLRGKGHDNQPGQIGAKLESIIRSLHKPILVVNEAFKTPQRIMLAYDGSNAAERAVDMVASSPLYKGLTCHLVCVSKDEATSQKLLDAAANKIIQARGIDLITQKLTGQIDQALCDYQDGQAIDITIMGAYSHTRLHDMLLGSFTAKMLLSTRKPLLLLSTCLKSWQESLWLVY, encoded by the coding sequence ATGAACACCGAAACCAACAATGTGATTGCTTGTGTTGACGGCTCAGGCCTTAGTGGAGCCGTATGCGATTATGCAGCCTGGATTTCGCAGCGAGTCAATGCGCCCCTCAAACTCCTGCATACGATTGACCATCACCCGGAAACCGCCGCGATCACCGATCTATCCGGCAATATCGGCGTGGATAGCCGAGATCACCTGCTGGAAGACATTATCCGCATAGAGCAGCAACACAGTAAATTACGCTTACAACAAGGCAAGACGTTGCTTCAGACGGCTAAAAAAAGAGTCATGCAAAACGGCATAGCCGATCCGATTATTAGTCAGCGGCACGGCAACCTGGTTGAATCATTGATAGAACTGGAAGACAGTATCCGGGTGCTGGTCATCGGTTTGAGAGGCAAAGGGCATGATAATCAACCCGGGCAAATCGGAGCAAAACTGGAGTCCATTATCCGCTCCCTGCATAAACCGATTTTAGTCGTCAACGAAGCATTTAAAACGCCACAGCGCATCATGCTGGCCTACGATGGCAGCAACGCAGCCGAAAGAGCTGTCGACATGGTTGCATCCAGCCCTTTATATAAAGGCCTGACGTGTCATCTGGTCTGTGTCAGCAAAGACGAAGCCACCTCGCAAAAGCTGCTTGACGCAGCAGCCAATAAAATCATACAAGCAAGAGGCATTGACTTGATCACACAAAAGCTCACCGGCCAAATCGATCAAGCGTTGTGTGATTATCAAGACGGACAAGCCATTGACATAACCATTATGGGCGCTTACAGCCATACCCGTCTGCACGATATGCTGCTGGGCAGCTTCACCGCCAAAATGCTGTTAAGCACCCGCAAGCCTTTGCTGTTGCTCAGTACGTGTCTCAAAAGTTGGCAGGAGAGCCTTTGGTTAGTCTATTGA
- the lexA gene encoding transcriptional repressor LexA → MNDYSFLTRKQQDVLDFLLESQSHFVQPPTLDELCLAMGLKSRGSLHKHIHGLIQAGLVEAPNRKQRGVRLTQLALKTQSAGLIDDLGVPFVGAIAAGLPIEAVENVEYMQVPAQLKTENRCYILQVKGDSMIDDGILDGDWVVIEQRNNANNGDIVVALIDKTEATLKHILQTPRETILIPANQNVQPMHFQPHQVEVQGVLVGQMRSYTKKL, encoded by the coding sequence ATGAATGATTACTCTTTTCTTACCCGCAAACAACAGGACGTGCTGGATTTTTTGCTGGAAAGTCAATCGCATTTTGTCCAGCCTCCAACGCTGGATGAATTATGCCTTGCCATGGGGCTTAAATCACGCGGTTCATTGCATAAGCATATACACGGCCTTATTCAGGCCGGACTTGTTGAAGCACCAAACCGCAAACAGCGGGGTGTCCGCCTCACTCAACTAGCTTTAAAAACGCAATCGGCCGGTTTGATTGATGATTTGGGTGTACCGTTTGTTGGTGCTATAGCCGCAGGGCTTCCGATAGAAGCGGTGGAAAATGTCGAATATATGCAGGTTCCGGCCCAATTAAAAACTGAAAACCGCTGTTATATCCTGCAAGTCAAGGGTGATTCGATGATTGACGATGGCATATTGGATGGTGACTGGGTGGTCATTGAACAGCGCAATAATGCCAATAACGGAGATATTGTGGTTGCGTTGATCGACAAAACGGAAGCGACGCTGAAACACATTCTGCAAACGCCCCGTGAAACTATTTTGATTCCTGCCAATCAAAACGTTCAACCTATGCATTTTCAGCCTCATCAGGTGGAAGTCCAGGGTGTTTTGGTGGGTCAGATGCGAAGTTATACAAAAAAGTTGTAA
- the hspQ gene encoding heat shock protein HspQ produces MKQAKFFIGQIVHHKLFNYRGVIFDVDFEFLGGEEWYDKVAKSRPSKYQPWYHVLVDNAKHQTYVAESNLTVSANCNPINNPFLENYFAGIKNGIYQLNLSKN; encoded by the coding sequence ATGAAACAAGCCAAATTTTTTATCGGCCAAATCGTTCATCACAAATTGTTTAATTACCGCGGCGTGATTTTTGATGTTGATTTTGAATTTTTAGGTGGTGAAGAATGGTACGACAAAGTGGCTAAAAGCCGGCCGTCCAAATACCAGCCCTGGTACCACGTCCTGGTTGATAACGCCAAACATCAGACTTATGTGGCAGAGAGCAACCTCACCGTCAGTGCCAATTGCAATCCGATTAATAATCCGTTTCTGGAAAACTACTTTGCCGGAATCAAAAACGGCATCTATCAGCTTAATCTCTCGAAAAATTAA
- a CDS encoding M20 aminoacylase family protein, translated as MTIADAIYDMHEEMKRWRHHLHQFPETAYEEQETAAFIVEKLRSFGLEVHEGLGKTGVVARLTAGDGGSSIALRADMDALFIQEQNAFTHKSKYDGKMHACGHDGHTSMLLGAAAYLAQHRDFKGTVVFIFQPAEEGRAGAKQMIDDGLFTLFPVDYVFGMHNFHDIPEGHFAIKSGPLMAAFDCFEIKLIGHATHAALPHSGTDAIIASAQLIGALQTIVSRNIDPADSAVVSITQIHGGNTWNALPGEVVLRGTFRCFKEEVQELIAKKIRHLVDSISLSAGVKGEIIFNPENPGYPVTVNAPDATELALKAASAVVDATQIHREPTPSMGSEDFAFMLKERPGCYIWIGNGPSAHGCLLHNPHYDFNDALLPVGVAYWVKLVETVLV; from the coding sequence ATGACTATCGCCGATGCAATTTACGACATGCATGAGGAAATGAAACGCTGGCGGCATCATCTTCATCAGTTTCCGGAGACGGCCTACGAGGAACAAGAAACGGCTGCCTTTATTGTTGAAAAATTGCGCTCCTTCGGCCTGGAGGTCCACGAAGGACTCGGAAAAACCGGCGTGGTTGCGCGCTTAACAGCAGGAGATGGAGGAAGCTCCATCGCATTGCGCGCCGATATGGACGCCTTGTTTATTCAGGAACAAAACGCGTTTACTCATAAATCAAAATATGACGGAAAAATGCACGCCTGCGGTCATGACGGGCATACGAGCATGCTTCTTGGAGCGGCTGCCTATCTGGCTCAACACCGGGATTTTAAGGGTACCGTGGTATTTATCTTTCAACCTGCTGAGGAAGGGCGAGCCGGAGCCAAGCAAATGATTGACGATGGCCTGTTCACGTTGTTTCCGGTTGATTATGTGTTTGGCATGCACAATTTTCACGATATTCCTGAAGGTCACTTTGCGATCAAGTCCGGGCCTTTGATGGCGGCATTCGATTGTTTTGAAATAAAACTCATCGGCCATGCAACCCACGCCGCCCTGCCGCACTCCGGCACCGATGCAATAATCGCCTCGGCGCAATTGATTGGCGCGTTGCAGACCATAGTGAGCCGAAACATTGATCCGGCCGATTCAGCAGTGGTCAGCATCACCCAAATACATGGCGGCAATACCTGGAATGCGTTACCAGGGGAAGTTGTACTCAGGGGCACTTTCCGTTGTTTCAAGGAGGAGGTTCAGGAACTGATTGCCAAAAAAATACGTCATTTAGTTGACTCGATCAGTTTAAGCGCGGGCGTTAAAGGCGAGATTATTTTTAACCCTGAAAATCCAGGTTACCCGGTTACGGTGAATGCTCCCGATGCTACCGAGCTCGCGCTAAAAGCGGCATCAGCCGTGGTTGATGCGACACAGATACATAGAGAACCGACACCCAGCATGGGCTCTGAGGATTTTGCATTCATGCTGAAGGAGCGTCCGGGCTGTTACATCTGGATAGGTAATGGTCCTTCAGCACACGGCTGTTTGCTGCATAATCCGCATTACGATTTCAACGATGCCTTGTTGCCGGTAGGTGTGGCTTATTGGGTCAAATTGGTAGAAACGGTTTTAGTTTGA
- a CDS encoding SulP family inorganic anion transporter, translating to MNKPYLSSLPKTGLPGLIEHWRTDLLSGFLVFLIALPLCLGVSLASGFPPSAGIITAVVGGLLVSRINGSCLTINGPAAGLIVVIFDAVQKLGEGDAMAGYRYTLAAIVVAGILQFLMGKLRLGQLNAFFPASVVHGMLAAIGLIIIATQSHVLLGVRPEPGSLFSTILQIPHSLFSMKPEIALIGFLGLLILISWPLIKSKIPSPVVVVLAGMLFAWHFNLDQDALESGSSYLVSISDNFAADFYVPDFSKLFSVAFWEAVITISLIGSIETLLSTTAVDKLDPYKRSSDLDRDLTAIGIGNIVAGAIGGLPMIAEIVRSSENVSHGAKTGWSNFFHGLLLLLVVILFPRLINNIPMASLAALLVYTGYRLASPATFASVLNVGKDQLLIFVVTIIGVLATDLLLGIALGIVLKLMINLFRGVWLRNLFKIYFTIEEQSRDTRIVRLQGSALFSNYLRLKKALLGLESGKTIIFDFTEGYLIDHTVMDFLHDFIRNYKAQGGHCKIVGKALETFSDHELSARLMTEDDR from the coding sequence ATGAATAAGCCCTATCTGTCAAGTCTGCCCAAAACCGGTCTGCCCGGCTTAATAGAACACTGGCGTACTGATTTACTGTCCGGTTTTCTGGTGTTTCTAATCGCCTTACCATTATGCCTTGGCGTTTCGCTGGCTTCAGGCTTTCCTCCATCGGCCGGCATTATCACTGCTGTTGTCGGGGGCTTACTGGTTTCCCGGATTAACGGCTCATGTTTGACGATTAATGGACCGGCTGCTGGTCTAATTGTCGTGATTTTTGATGCCGTGCAAAAGCTGGGTGAGGGTGACGCAATGGCCGGTTACCGTTATACCCTGGCTGCGATTGTGGTTGCCGGCATTCTTCAGTTTTTGATGGGAAAATTAAGACTGGGTCAGCTGAATGCCTTTTTCCCCGCATCGGTCGTTCATGGCATGCTTGCAGCGATAGGGCTGATTATTATTGCAACTCAAAGCCATGTTCTGCTGGGTGTCAGGCCGGAACCCGGTAGCCTGTTTTCAACGATACTTCAAATTCCGCATAGTTTGTTCAGTATGAAACCGGAAATTGCCCTGATCGGCTTTCTAGGACTGCTGATACTGATTAGCTGGCCGTTGATCAAGAGTAAAATTCCCTCGCCTGTCGTCGTTGTGCTGGCAGGTATGCTGTTCGCCTGGCATTTCAATCTGGATCAGGATGCGTTGGAAAGCGGCTCAAGCTACTTGGTATCGATCTCCGATAATTTCGCTGCTGACTTTTATGTGCCCGATTTTTCAAAACTGTTCAGTGTCGCCTTTTGGGAGGCCGTTATCACAATCAGTTTAATAGGGAGTATTGAAACGTTGCTGAGTACAACGGCAGTCGATAAGCTGGATCCGTATAAACGCAGTTCCGATCTTGATCGTGATTTAACTGCTATTGGGATAGGAAATATTGTGGCCGGAGCAATAGGCGGTCTACCGATGATAGCTGAAATTGTCCGCAGTTCGGAGAATGTCAGTCATGGAGCAAAAACCGGTTGGTCCAATTTTTTTCATGGCTTGTTATTGTTGCTCGTTGTTATTTTGTTTCCTCGTCTGATCAATAACATTCCAATGGCTTCATTGGCGGCTTTATTAGTCTATACCGGTTATCGGCTTGCATCTCCAGCCACCTTCGCCAGTGTGTTGAATGTCGGCAAAGACCAGTTATTGATATTTGTAGTGACAATTATCGGGGTTTTAGCGACCGATTTATTGCTGGGCATCGCGCTGGGGATAGTGCTCAAGTTGATGATTAATCTGTTCCGGGGCGTTTGGCTGCGTAATTTGTTCAAGATCTACTTTACGATAGAAGAACAAAGCCGGGATACGCGGATTGTCAGACTGCAGGGGTCGGCGCTTTTTTCAAATTATCTGCGCTTAAAAAAAGCGCTGTTGGGGCTTGAATCGGGAAAAACGATTATTTTTGATTTCACAGAAGGCTATCTGATTGATCATACCGTGATGGATTTTTTGCATGATTTCATTCGCAACTACAAGGCTCAAGGCGGGCATTGCAAAATTGTCGGTAAAGCCCTGGAAACGTTCTCTGATCATGAGCTCTCTGCCCGGCTAATGACAGAAGATGACAGATAA